A genomic stretch from Desulfohalobium retbaense DSM 5692 includes:
- a CDS encoding CBS domain-containing protein, whose amino-acid sequence MWTVTKYMNTKIKSVYPDTLFETLFCSTLCPEPDHVYVTDQEGILMGMLTTYDILKGLVPSYLTSHLTRALADDLSLSQKAYTKSKDLTAADIMTSNVISLREQDNLLKAVTIILETGIKALPVIDGQSRILGEVTRCDAVRYLGQNFCSLHETHLQDHLFRQAQKAS is encoded by the coding sequence ATGTGGACTGTGACCAAGTATATGAACACCAAAATCAAATCGGTCTACCCGGACACCCTTTTTGAAACCTTGTTTTGCAGTACCTTGTGTCCTGAGCCGGACCATGTCTACGTCACGGACCAGGAGGGGATTCTCATGGGCATGTTGACGACCTACGACATCTTGAAAGGACTGGTGCCCTCCTATCTCACGTCCCATCTGACCCGGGCCCTGGCCGATGATTTGAGTCTGAGCCAGAAAGCGTACACCAAAAGCAAGGATCTCACGGCGGCGGACATCATGACCTCGAATGTCATCTCCCTGCGCGAACAGGACAATCTGCTCAAGGCAGTGACCATCATCCTCGAGACAGGGATCAAGGCCCTGCCGGTTATCGATGGTCAGTCCCGGATTCTCGGGGAAGTGACCCGCTGCGATGCGGTCCGGTATCTCGGTCAGAACTTTTGTTCGCTCCACGAGACCCATTTGCAGGACCACCTCTTCCGCCAGGCCCAGAAGGCTTCGTAA
- a CDS encoding CBS domain-containing protein: protein MTKITEFMRTDVHSVHENTSFETLMCQDICNIADHVYVLDRDNHPVGLITTLELLKALVPPYLNSHLAQMLPEDQRLNEKCYEHARHLTARDVMSTDLPLISIHDSFLRASTMVLDTAANALPVVDEHGRLLGEMTRCDLVRYLGSNFCPLPDLRGTEGEQDGQARVH, encoded by the coding sequence ATGACCAAGATTACGGAATTCATGCGCACTGATGTGCACAGCGTGCACGAGAACACGAGTTTTGAGACCCTGATGTGCCAGGATATCTGTAACATTGCCGACCATGTCTATGTCCTGGATAGGGACAACCATCCAGTGGGGTTGATTACCACCCTGGAGTTGCTCAAGGCTTTGGTGCCGCCGTATCTCAATAGCCATTTGGCGCAGATGCTCCCGGAAGACCAGCGCTTAAACGAGAAGTGCTACGAACATGCCCGCCATTTGACGGCCAGGGATGTCATGTCCACCGATCTGCCCCTGATCAGTATCCACGACAGTTTTCTGCGCGCCAGCACCATGGTTCTGGACACGGCAGCCAATGCCCTGCCCGTGGTCGACGAACATGGGCGTCTGCTGGGAGAAATGACCCGCTGTGATCTGGTGCGCTATCTGGGGAGCAATTTCTGTCCGCTGCCCGATCTGCGCGGTACGGAAGGCGAACAGGACGGCCAGGCTCGCGTCCATTGA